The window AAATACTGGTAAGCAtcaaaaaggaataaaatctaagcAAATAATAACAGTTAATCGTGATTCCTAATATCTTAATCACGATAAtgataaaatttttttttatttttattataatttttatatatatttttgttgaattttataattttatataatataatcaactttaaataatttattttgattttttttttaatatattgaaacttgatataaaagttagaaactataaacactctaaattgttttgttatagcaatgtcaataatatgtcaatgAGCCTGTCGTAACGTTGCCGCTGCGTCTCCTTCCGGCGGCCAAAATTTAAATGTCAACATGGCCAAATAAACGTGAAAAATGCCGCTGCCGTTACTTTTACGGAGAATACCGGTGTATCATGTGTCGCCATGAAAAACAAGAGATAGTTAACACTACTACTGCGTCTTGTTTTAACGGAAGCAGCCACTCATTTCATGGATTTAACGGAAGCAACAATTTGTTTTAAACTCCGGCAACCTTTATATTTTTAGTCGCAGGATGTGGTTGCTGCGGCAACTTAACGAACATGTTCAATATAacatgaaagaatttcaagaaaccaagtttattaaaacaaaaagtataacaatatattaaattactcacaatataataactcgctttttaaaaaccaaaattataaaattatgtcttataatgacattcaagtcatgatatagaatatacattgttgaaataatttcacatatataacctaatacaatatattaaaattttattttaatatataaaatatacaaaattttgtatcaaataaaatttgaccagtgttatagcacgaatacttatctaaaatcattaacaatataaaacttacaaaataaatgtcttttttcaagctatcatatttagcatatgattttattgcataatgttttatcccaaaaagcttttaaaaacaatcatataaattatattttatagaaaattacaatacataaaataaatttcaatccgtgctagAACACggattttaatcaaatttgtATTAAAGTACTAAAAGACCGTGTAGAATTATCATCTTAGTTAGTGTACGTAAAATATATTTAGCTCCAATATCAAAGTCTAATATTTTCTTAGGAGCCCATTAATTGGCTCATCCAAGCCACCTTAAGCCCAAAATTCGCTTCAGTCCTATATGTATGTAACGATTCCTCATCAAAACATTTTTGATACAATACACTCAACAAAATCACTAAACTGcacaaaacaatacacaatcgAAAACGAAATTTATGTTTTGGCGTTTTATcacatttttcttatataataatcGTATGTTTTCGTATATTTTGGCGTTTTAATTAAGTCACCTCAGTTTGGATACTTTGTACTCCAATctcgttttgtttgtttctctcttaCTGTCTGAAAACCCGTAATATGGAGACAAATTCTAGGTAGAATCTCTTGACATATGAGTCTTTCAGTTAacatctttataaaaaataatctaaatttCAGGCGAAGATCTCTACTTATCATCTGTATAATAATTGTAGAAAATCACAAGATAGCATAATTAATGTCAGTATCCCACGGCTCCATTGTctaacataaataataaattagttagTTGGTCCACTGTAGTCATCACCGCACAGCTACATACCGAAGATGGTGTGTATGTTTTAGACTCCATAAAACTGACTAATAACATGTTgttctccaatatatatatttcaaactaAACCATAGTTTTTGTCATATTATTAGGGAGGGGGTTAGCATAAAATATCGACTCTAACTTATTAATTTTGTAGACTCGTGGAAAATTTGAGTTGCGATTGGCATTAATTTAGCTACTATTGAATCAAAGCTCGCCAACTAATTAATatctaaatataatatattagataCATAGAGCGAAGACATACGAGTAACTAAAGTAAAAGAGACCTTTCCCCATCAAAGTCTCTCCCTATTTACTCATGGTTTTCGACGTAGCTTTCTCACATTCAATGCTTTCACCATATACTCACATACACATATATCTATATGCGTCTCTCTTTATATATGTCTACGTGCGTGTAAATCTACATCtctccaacaaaacaaaactctctTAGTTATCTTCTACaaatcttacatatatatatatgcgtccgtgtgtgtgtgtgatggaGAGAGGCAAATGCTTGATGTCAATGAAGCTTAGACCGGTGGTGACGAAGCCATGTTCGGACGCATCTTTCTTCTGGCCGTTTGGGGAAGAGAGAGCGTTTTCGGCGGTTGAAGAGTATGGAGGCGGAGGCGGTTGCATGTGGCCACCGAGGTCTTACTCATGCAGCTTTTGCAGGAGAGAATTCAAGTCGGCGCAAGCACTAGGCGGTCACATGAACGTTCATCGAAGAGACCGAGCTCGACTCAAACAACAATCTTTATCACCTTCATCAACTGACCAAGCCACGCCTCCTGGGTATGatcgtcatcaacaacaaccacaacaagtTCTTGACGTGGGATCGAAGGTTCTTGTccaagaagaatcaagaaagcCTACTGGAACTAAGAGAGAGATAAGTGATGTCTGTAATAACAATGTTTTAGAAAATCCTACGAAAAGAGTTGAGCATGACAATGATGGAGTCAAGACTGACTTATCGGTCGGTCTACTGAGTTCTGAGTTTGATCCTCGGAAGAAGCAACTAATCAACGGATCATCGTCGTCATGGAAAAGGGCAAAGACGGATATTTCAAGATTTCCAATGATGTTAGGCTTAGTCATTGGAGTTTCCAAGATCAACGGTCATCACGATGAATTGGATCTTGAGCTAAGGCTAGGAGCTGATCCGCCAAAGGTTAACTAGcctaaataaaaaagagtaataatatatatagttaagattgccaaaaagaagaagttgaacTGTCTCTAATCTCAAGAGTGAAAAGAGAGTAGGTTCTGTAGTGTTGGCTTTgatatagtaatattttttatcttatggaaaaaagtcaaaatataGTCTCTGCTCtaattcaatatataagattatttcgatattttattttattttctttttcttaattcttacGAATGATGTAACCTCTTCTTACGAATGATGTAACCTCTACAAAAGATTGTagttgatttgagtttttgttggTGATAAAAAAACTTGAATATAACTTAATCATtggttggcaaaaaaaaaaaaaaaattattgatgaaAATTACCCTGGTCGCTGGTAAACCCATGTGAACTGCGCGCCAATACACATATAGTCTTACaatgaaaaagtttaaaataaataagaaacaaaCTAGTATAAATTGTCTTCCGTACCTAACTGTATTCTTAAGAACTGATATAGTGTATTTAGCCTAATTGGGATCTTACTTGTAAAATAGCGGAAACGTAATCAATGTCTATTGTCTACTATAAGCTTTTACAGATGTCCAAAtctaaattaaacatttttaccTATGGCTATATCAGTGGTTGGCACATTAAAACAGTATGATCATtgtgtttttatatgtttggAAATAGTAGGAACCTCGAAAATTTACTTTTCTAACTAGTTTTTGTAATTATACACATCAATAAAACTGTATCAGGAAACATAGACTGAACAGTAATAAATATTTCCCCCCCCCATTATTTCTCTTGATAAACAGTAAAATGGACTATCAAAGTCTTAATGGCCGAATTAAATAGGAATGTAATGAGCATATGCAGGAACAGATGATTATTATTTGTTCACACCAACTCAACAGATATGAACATATTATTATAACACAgtcacatacatatatacatatattctgTTCTGACTGTACGTGGGACTAGTACCGACTACGAGGAGAAGGGTAAAAAAAACTGATAGAAGGAAGTGAGAGTGGTCTTTTCACAATTTACAGTTCCTTATATAATCATACGCTAACGTTTGTATGTTGAACTTATTTTACattacctttttctctttttttggaaagaaaaaaaaaaagaaaagagaaagaaagaatgaaacCGATGGTTTATAAAGGAAAATATGGTTTTAAAAGGGAGAGGCACCGAATTTCAACGTTGTCTAAAAGAGGAAACCTCATGAAATATTACGAAACATCGAAAACAAACTGAACTTAAAAGTctacccacaaaaaaaaaaagattaaaaaaaaataataataataaaataaacagagaattaataaaaaaaaaacccacagaCTCTGCTCTGCAACTGCAAAGAAGAAGGTTAAGTGAACtcgacaaaaaaatgtaaagaagcGAATGTAAAAAAGGAATTTATGTCATAACTTGTAACCACCAGCTATAACATCATTTCCTCTTTAGGAAACTCTGCTTCTAAATATTCAATGtgctcttcttctcattctcaaTTTCATTcttttacttaaattttttttttcatattcagTTTCCTctcagttattttttttttgcatagtttGAAGTTAAATTGGTGATTTCGTTTTATTTCTAGGCAAACAATACAATTTTAGGTTTTGATGCACTATTGAAGAAAtccagttatatatatatatatatatgtgtgtgtgtgtgttttcaatGTACCCCAAGGTCATTTAGGTGTGTGTTGATATACAAAACCTATATACACAAACATGTAAAGTGAAAAGTCTATATTCTCTGTTGTCTTGCTTTCCCATTCAAGAAACTGAACTTGAAGTTGCGCCATCATTACATATCTATTGTCAAGAGGTCTAATTTATATCGAAAATGCATACAATAGGAAAGTGGAAGGTTCGGAGATAGAGTTGCAAAATAGGTGACTTCTTTAGTGTAAAAACAAGAtaatacagagagagagatagaggttTTAATGGAGAGCTCAGAATGCACATGCACATGCTCATGCTTCCCTTTCTCATTATTCATcaacattcatttttttctggttagttcttttttaaatgatttgtccATTAGAATTTACTAATTTAGTAACCTTTTGTTTCCTCTTGTTTCAATgtactttcctttttttggttctgtttttgtGCTTCTTCGCATTACACTTTCAGAAACCGTGTGCATCANNNNNNNNNNNNNNNNNNNNNNNNNNNNNNNNNNNNNNNNNNNNNNNNNNNNNNNNNNNNNNNNNNNNNNNNNNNNNNNNNNNNNNNNNNNNNNNNNNNNNNNNNNNNNNNNNNNNNNNNNNNNNNNNNNNNNNNNNNNNNNNNNNNNNNNNNNNNNNNNNNNNNNNNNNNNNNNNNNNNNNNNNNNNNNNNNNNNNNNNNNNNNNNNNNNNNNNNNNNNNNNNNNNNNNNNNNNNNNNNNNNNNNNNNNNNNNNNNNNNNNNNNNNNNNNNNNNNNNNNNNNNNNNNNNNNNNNNNNNNNNNNNNNNNNNNNNNNNNNNNNNNNNNNNNNNNNNNNNNNNNNNNNNNNNNNNNNNNNNNNNNNNNNNNNNNNNNNNNNNNNNNNNNNNNNNNNNNNNNNNNNNNNNNNNNNNNNNNNNNNNNNNNNNNNNNNNNNNNNNNNNNNNNNNNNNNNNNNNNNNNNNNNNNNNNNNNNNNNNNNNNNNNNNNNNNNNNNNNNNNNNNNNNNNNNNNNNNNNNNNNNNNNNNNNNNNNNNNNNNNNNNNNNNNNNNNNNNNNNNNNNNNNNNNNNNNNNNNNNNNNNNNNNNNNNNNNNNNNNNNNNNNNNNNNNNNNNNNNNNNNNNNNNNNNNNNNNNNNNNNNNNNNNNNNNNNNNNNNNNNNNNNNNNNNNNNNNNNNNNNNNNNNNNNNNNNNNNNNNNNNNNNNNNNNNNNNNNNNNNNNNNNNNNNNNNNNNNNNNNNNNNNNNNNNNNNNNNNNNNNNNNNNNNNNNNNNNNNNNNNNNNNNNNNNNNNNNNNNNNNNNNNNNNNNNNNNNNNNNNNNNNNNNNNNNNNNNNNNNNNNNNNNNNNNNNNNNNNNNNNNNNNNNNNNNNNNNNNNNNNNNNNNNNNNNNNNNNNNNNNNNNNNNNNNNNNNNNNNNNNNNNNNNNNNNNNNNNNNNNNNNNNNNNNN is drawn from Camelina sativa cultivar DH55 chromosome 8, Cs, whole genome shotgun sequence and contains these coding sequences:
- the LOC104708506 gene encoding probable transcriptional regulator RABBIT EARS, with the translated sequence MERGKCLMSMKLRPVVTKPCSDASFFWPFGEERAFSAVEEYGGGGGCMWPPRSYSCSFCRREFKSAQALGGHMNVHRRDRARLKQQSLSPSSTDQATPPGYDRHQQQPQQVLDVGSKVLVQEESRKPTGTKREISDVCNNNVLENPTKRVEHDNDGVKTDLSVGLLSSEFDPRKKQLINGSSSSWKRAKTDISRFPMMLGLVIGVSKINGHHDELDLELRLGADPPKVN